ggaaaaaaaaaaaaaagagatggggaggaaaaatGGTGATTGTGCTCTGGAACATATCATGTATTCATCATAAATTTGTAATGAgatacaataaatattttgtgtgtgtgatgtACTGATAACTATCTGAAATGAGAGGGTTAGGAGAAGTTGGGAAAAAGCAGGGAAGATGATGAATCAAGTCTTATCTGAAGTTAGCAGGCAATATTATAGCTTAATTCAAGTTCTACTGTACatgcaaaaaatacaaaacacacataacaaacaaaaatattctgcaagcaatgataaaaataatcaattatttactgttttttgtaatgttaaaatgttttacCAAGGCAAGTTGCTGTCAAAAGTAATGTgagttattttgaaaatggaaatacataAAGATGCATTTATACAAGTGCAAGactaaatattttacataaccGTATTTCAATGAGAAGATATACAGTAAGTGCACACTTGATAACACTAAGCAGGCAAAACTTAACGTTAGTTCCATATACTGTTGTATAGTTCATGCACAGATCTCTCCCAAAGTAAAGGGGCTGTTCCAAATAATTCTTGCTGGGATGAAAAACAGGATGGGTTGCTGGTAAGGGTGTCACAGCATGGATGGGGGTCAGTTATAGGCATTACTTACTGTAATTTGTGATTGCcgtgggagaggagtggctgttGGTGTGATAGTAATACTGCTGGTGATTTTATTGGTGGGCTTACTGGGTAGGCCATTAGCTAGTGCTGGATTTCTGTTGTCTTGCACCGGATTACAAGGGCTGATGGGCTTGGAATTGGTGAGAGCTTGGACGTAAGGACTTCCTAAATGGATGTGGATTTTGTTATCCTCAGTAGTTATTACACTTGATCCTGTACTGTTAGATCTCTGAAACTGCCACGATGACTGCCTGTCTGGGGATACTCTAAAAATTGTGTGCTTGGCTCCCATTTCCAAAGACTCTGAGGAGAGTATTGGTTCCTGAGAACCTGAGCCTGGTGTAGCCAAAGGGGACATTGTTCTTTCAGGTGTTAAAGAGCCACATGATTCAGGAGTTTGAGATCTTGCAAAAGTAGCCATAGTAATAGGAGAAATTACTTGCTCTGGGCTTATGTAACCTTCTGATTTTGATTTTACAGGTGTTAAGGAGGCATTTTGAATAATGGTTATTCTTTGCTTCGGAGTGCCACAGTTGGGTATAACTGCTGTGCTTGTGTAGGAGTGAGGACTTTCAGTGGTAGGACTAGTTATTTCAAGTGTTGCTGTGTTCTGTCCGTGGTCTGGAGTTACTTTTATATGAAGAGGTTGGCCAGGTGTATGGCTTAGCACTAGGTCTCCAGTCTGTGCACAGTTTCCATTTTGCTTGGTATGGATCTTTCCATTTTGAGGATGGCTCTCTTTGGACTTCATCCAAGGGATCCATAATTTTTTGTTCACGGAATTTGCAATGGGAGAGTTGCTTTTGAAAGACACTGTTTGTTCCTCCTCATTGTTGTCTTTGTCCTCGTTATCGCTGTCTTCATATAGCTGCCCGTTTATGACTGTTCGCTCTAAAGGCATGAGGGTTTTGTAATCGGGTGGTTCATTGTCTGCTGGATCAGTCTGGACTTCTTTAGAGCAAACTTGCAAATCAGAAATTCTCCTTCCATTGAGACCAGGCCTGAAGTTCTTGCTGAAGCGTCTGTACCTCTCCAACTCTTTTGTGAGgctttccatttctcttcctaactccctgttcttgttttcttgctGGAGGAGTTTCTTCTGTAAGACTGTATGATCACCTCGAAGGTGACAGATTAGGTCTTCTGTTGCCATGTATTCatgaattttctctttcagtgcaTCTACTTCTCTGGAAAGATGGCTTGATTTAGCTTCCTCTTCCTTGAGCTTCTTAAAAAGACGCTGCTCTTGACTGgattctgccttttctgttaATTTATACCGAGCCACTTCCATTTTCAcagcctccagctcctctgATAGAAGCTTGGCTCTGTCCCGTTCATTGACATACCTTCGTTCTAAAGACTCAAATTCATCTTCAGTTTTCATAAGATCATCTTCTATcgctttcatttctttcagcttctgcttAAGCCTCTCAACTTCTTGAGAAAGCTCTTTGATTTTGTTGTTCTCCTGCTGCAAGGTGGTGCTGGATTTAGTACTCTccttaagtttatttttaagaaactctTTTTCAACAGCTTCCAGTGACTGAAGTCTTTTTCTTAGAATATTCACTTTGGAAACAAGAtcacttcctttttcctcttctgctttgagtttgtttttcagttcatCTCTTTCTTTTGTAACACTGGacactttttcctctgcatcAGATTTTGATTTCAGCGCCTTTTTGCTTTCCTCAATTAGTTTTTCTGTAACGGACATCACTTTATTTTGTTCCACCTGAAGCTGAGAAGTTGCAGcttgcagcttttcttctgtttgctttattttttcaccCATAGTTTTTCTTTCATCCACAAGCATCACTGTTAGGCTCTTCAGCTTTGTTAAATCTTCTTTAAGCGTAAACTCAGTTTTTTCTAACTTACTTTCAATTGCTTCAAGCTCACCAATTCTAGCTTTTAAGCCATCCAGCTCATGGGACAACTGCTTCgttaacattttttctctttctaggtTGCATTTTAGGGAGTAGCATTCCTGTTTGCTCTTGTTGAAAGCATCTTCTAATTTCTCCAGCTCCATAATTCTTTTGTTGAGTTTGTCAACTTCCCCTTTAAGGTTCTTGCTTTGTGATGCTTCTTTTTCTAACTTTCTGTTAAGTTCTCTGCATTGATCTTCCATTTTTATGAGCtcttcatcttttccttccatctcCAGCAGTCTTTTCCGTAGTTCTTCTACTTCAGTCATAAGCATGGAGTTCCCACAGTCTCCCTTATTTATCTTATCCCTTAGGTCTTGCAGTTCTTCTTCTGCTTTTCGTAAAGATTTATTGGTCTCTTCCAGCTCATCAATTTGTCGGCTGAGAGCAGTTAATTTTAACCGGAGCTGACGATTCTGACTGTCTTCATTGGTTAGTTTGGCCATCATTGCTGCTTGGTCTTGGGAAATCTTACTGCTTTGTGCTTGGAGTTCAGCTTCCAGCCTGCTGGCTCTCTGTTCCTCTTCCTGAACTTTTGCTTCAGCAAAAGCCAGCTTCTCATGTGTTTGTTCTGCAGAAGTGGTTAATTCTTGAATTTTTTGACTTTGTTGATTCAACTGCTCAGTGAGTCTTTGCTGTTCATCCACCACCATTAAAGCAAAGGATTTCAGTTTAGCCaattcttctttcagtttagCTATTCTcttgttgctttccttctctctttttgccTGATGTGCTGTTTCTTGTTCAAGAAGCTTTTTCAATCTGTGGGAGGAAATAATATTGTATTTTGTAGTCATTTTAGTGGGTATTTAGAACCACACCTGAAATATCACGACATCTCTGCCAGATGTACATGAACATCCACTTGTAGTGTCATGGGTCCCACAGGCCTTAGTTTCTACTCAGAAGTTCTTTTGTAATGGATGCTTCAATATGAACATTTAGATGTAATAACTTCAGTAATTATGTATTTTGATTACATTATCAGCTTTTGGCAGGTATCAGCACAACACAACTTTTTGCTATTCTGCACTATAACAACCCTGGTCTTGACTGTTTGCAGAGGCTAGCTATGTGCATGcaggtttttaaagaaatgtgattATCATAGTGGTTCAGAAATTATATCAGTACTGCCCTCAAGGGCAGGTATAATTTACAGCATCATAAAACTCCTAATACCTTTAAGTTACTTAAAAACCATCCTGATGTTTTATGATTAAACCTTATAGATGTTAAAATATGTGAAGGAAATGTAGCCACACTAGGCAGTTAGGTTGCTTAATGTAAATTTCTATGCAGCACATCAGAGCAAAACTAAACATTGTAGGTAAGTGAAAGTGGGGCCTTGTGACCTTGTATCATACACATAGAAAAACCCTGCAGTCAGCAGGTAAACAGGTGTTCAGGTTGTGCCTTTTGAACTTAAGAAAGCCCAGAGATCTTGCTGTCCATTAGGCTTGGATTTGGTCTTATATCCAAAACTTGCAGACATATCTAAGTGCAACCCTGCTTTTGGATTATTCTTTAGGGTTTTCATAATGGTTTTCCAAAATTAGTTTTACAAGTTTATATTAGTACTCAGTTTTTACTGAGATGCAACATACTTAATTTGTTAGAGACCTGAGATACGGTTGTGCAttgcatttgtttatttaagaGCCTACAAAACCTACAAATACCTCAAATAATTAGGTTCTTCTGTAGACTTTGTCACCAAGATGTTTGTGGGGTTGGTCTGAGGTAAGATTGGGTTTGACCAGCACATTTGCCTCCTTTCATTAGATTTTTCCCACAGCCAACCTAGAACTACATTTTGGTATTAAACAAAAGCCTGAAAAGCTTAGATTCAAGTAATAAAGTATTAGAATTTGTATGTTTCGCTGCGGTTCATGTGTATGGTGCATATCCAGTTGTGTATATTATGTGAGGGAAATGAATTGCATATCAGGACTGTACTTGCACAAAATGCTTCAGTCCTCATTAGCTGAGGCCCCTTCCATTTTTTagtcttccccccccctcccccccaataTGGTGATGACTCTCtagaagctgctgctgaaacatAAGAATCCTTTTGCAGAGTTGTCTCTTGTTGCTATTGTGATGCCCTTGTCCAAGTGGTGATTCTTTACAGCTTTCCACTATTAAGTTCCTGTTGCAGTCAGCCTTTTTGTTTAGGAAGAGCTTAGATAACAACCTCCTTTGCATAGCTGTTTATTAGCTGTTGACTGACTGGAGGCATATATTTCTGGGCATTTGGTAGGCTGCCTCAGCAACATCCCCTTTAGCAGCACTGTAGTTTTCCTGCACAGAGAGAGGAAGTCCCTGCCATCCTACAACTGTCCATCAGACCTGTCTGATTTAATGGTGATATTGAATAGAACTCTGACTATGAAACTTCTTATACCATCTTCACCATCcccattgttttaattttagtgCATATGTTGCAATATATTGAATGTAAtgctttttatgaaaaattgATTTAATGGGAAGTAACAATAAACAGAGTTGAtaacaaaaaagtaaagcaGCCCCAAATTCTTCACAACAGTCAATTAACATAGTGGGGGAAACACACATGAAAAGATATAAGTGGAGAGGGAAAGGTTTGTGAAATGAGCCTGAAGGAATGCTGCTGGTTGACAGAACAAATAAATGGGGAGAAGACTGAGCCATCTTCAAAGGCAGCTTTTTACTGTGTTGTTGGTGTACGAACTTTTGTCCACATTTCAGTGCTACTTTCAGTTTGAGTTCTTTTTAGTGTAAaaacctcttccctccccacccttgTCTCTAAATGCTTTAGTAGTGAAGTTCAATTGATGAGTTACCGTTGCCATAGATATAAAACCATAACAGAAGCATAACTAACAATTTCATTTGGAATGAACTcagtttttgtgtgtgcatgaaGTTAAGACATATTAATACTGTTAAAATAGACTTGGGCTTATTagcatttgatttattttagcTTGCTTCACTATAATTTAGTTTTGTAAGGCAAGTTTAGCTGAGGTGATTAAGAcctaaattaattaattagtaTTTTACCCAACACTTCTGTATTAACTAGTTGATATCTCTCTGGCCAATGAAATTGTAATGATCCAGTGACTGATGCCCCTTaaattgctttagaaaaaaaactctTAGACCAAATAGTAACCAACAACTATAATTCTCATAGGGATGctgtatacttttttttttaatgatgcgAATAAGATAATTGTGCATAAATAATAAAGTGACATGTTGGAGTGAATAATCCCAGCAGTCCTTCCAGTCAGCATCAGTCTATGTACAATTTGtacttttttcctgtcattttctcctctttttttcttctctaactTCATTTCTCAAGCTATCTGGAATGCTTTAAGACGTGCTTCGGTGAAACACTTGAGGTTCCAGCCCAAACTGAGTGCTTGGCTGAGGTAGTCTAACCTAGTGTCAGGTTAAGTCTGTGTTGCAAGGGTTATTTGAACGAAAGTGCCTAAACTATAGGTATCTGACCTGGATCATTGTATAAACTGAGAAGGATTTTCAAGAGATTCTGTTTCTTTGGTCATGCTAGAAGACTTTAGggtatttaaaaatgttccCTTCATTCAAAAGATAATATGCAGTTTTAATattcaaacagaaatataaGCAAATATTTCTAACCTCTGAgatctatttatttttgaaaaaatacttctgcaaaataaatCCCTTGAAGTTAAGTTACGGAGCATAGTGCAGAAGCTTTGACTTAAAGATTTTAATGcgcttctaaaaagaaaaaaggggtgTATTAagcatggtattttttttaccttgtgtagttaaataattttttgcacTTGTTTTTGATAACTGTATGCTTATGAATGTATTCCTATACAGAAATATTCATGTATTCCTATACATAAAATGCACTCAACAATGCTGAACAGATAATGATTTCTTGGACAGAGTTGAGACTGATATTGTAAGAAGTCAACTGGGAGTCTGTTAATATTTgcagaagaattttttccttggCTGCTGAATTCCTGTTTCATGGTTCAGTAGGTCAGAGCAACTGTGTCTGCACACGTGCACTTAGGAATGGAAAAGCATCTTAAAATATTagggctttttttggtttggtttgttttatttgttttaaattcatcACTTGTTTTTGGTCAGCTTTTTTGGGCAACCTGACTTCTGCAGGTCAGAGCTGGATTATAAATATCATTTGAACTAGGGAAAAATCACACATTTAACTGAAAAAGTGCTGTAACTGATAATGGCACTTTGTGATATCTTGCCTACTTTTGTGacagaataaaaattctttGTGTTAAACTCATCCAAAATGCTCTTTTCCTGAAGAAGAGTATCCAGAGTATTTTAGAGCACAATTTTACCAAAAATATGCAAAGGTCAAAAAAAgttggcttaaaaaaataattaaagaaaggCACAGGCACTCCCCTGTCcaataaaatattcttataattttcatttctggatGAATTTCATGATCATGTAATTTCATATTAGGCATAGGTAGGTATAGAATTTAGGCA
The Phalacrocorax aristotelis chromosome 1, bGulAri2.1, whole genome shotgun sequence DNA segment above includes these coding regions:
- the FILIP1L gene encoding filamin A-interacting protein 1-like isoform X1: MRSRSNSTESPTRPKLSQQRPKDHHKEEVGYSGRGNGQRRQKEKDDVAQASTILRSPKAEKKQRSSFKKREDLSRDDLLFLLSVLEGELQAQDEVIGVLKAEKIDLALLEAQYGFVTPKKVLEALQRDAIQTKAEQWQEDIYEKPMGELDKVVEKQKETHRRMLEQLLMVEKSHRQTLYELEEEKRKHSKYMEKSDEFTNLLEQECERLKKLLEQETAHQAKREKESNKRIAKLKEELAKLKSFALMVVDEQQRLTEQLNQQSQKIQELTTSAEQTHEKLAFAEAKVQEEEQRASRLEAELQAQSSKISQDQAAMMAKLTNEDSQNRQLRLKLTALSRQIDELEETNKSLRKAEEELQDLRDKINKGDCGNSMLMTEVEELRKRLLEMEGKDEELIKMEDQCRELNRKLEKEASQSKNLKGEVDKLNKRIMELEKLEDAFNKSKQECYSLKCNLEREKMLTKQLSHELDGLKARIGELEAIESKLEKTEFTLKEDLTKLKSLTVMLVDERKTMGEKIKQTEEKLQAATSQLQVEQNKVMSVTEKLIEESKKALKSKSDAEEKVSSVTKERDELKNKLKAEEEKGSDLVSKVNILRKRLQSLEAVEKEFLKNKLKESTKSSTTLQQENNKIKELSQEVERLKQKLKEMKAIEDDLMKTEDEFESLERRYVNERDRAKLLSEELEAVKMEVARYKLTEKAESSQEQRLFKKLKEEEAKSSHLSREVDALKEKIHEYMATEDLICHLRGDHTVLQKKLLQQENKNRELGREMESLTKELERYRRFSKNFRPGLNGRRISDLQVCSKEVQTDPADNEPPDYKTLMPLERTVINGQLYEDSDNEDKDNNEEEQTVSFKSNSPIANSVNKKLWIPWMKSKESHPQNGKIHTKQNGNCAQTGDLVLSHTPGQPLHIKVTPDHGQNTATLEITSPTTESPHSYTSTAVIPNCGTPKQRITIIQNASLTPVKSKSEGYISPEQVISPITMATFARSQTPESCGSLTPERTMSPLATPGSGSQEPILSSESLEMGAKHTIFRVSPDRQSSWQFQRSNSTGSSVITTEDNKIHIHLGSPYVQALTNSKPISPCNPVQDNRNPALANGLPSKPTNKITSSITITPTATPLPRQSQITITDAFRHSIPTRIPKPKPTSTTKVPVKIPAGHLNKPLQDGSSAKLRIIRTVSKTCLQSGGRRVHSNSLNGSTDNLWENSFHIGVSLRTAKS
- the FILIP1L gene encoding filamin A-interacting protein 1-like isoform X3; this translates as MGELDKVVEKQKETHRRMLEQLLMVEKSHRQTLYELEEEKRKHSKYMEKSDEFTNLLEQECERLKKLLEQETAHQAKREKESNKRIAKLKEELAKLKSFALMVVDEQQRLTEQLNQQSQKIQELTTSAEQTHEKLAFAEAKVQEEEQRASRLEAELQAQSSKISQDQAAMMAKLTNEDSQNRQLRLKLTALSRQIDELEETNKSLRKAEEELQDLRDKINKGDCGNSMLMTEVEELRKRLLEMEGKDEELIKMEDQCRELNRKLEKEASQSKNLKGEVDKLNKRIMELEKLEDAFNKSKQECYSLKCNLEREKMLTKQLSHELDGLKARIGELEAIESKLEKTEFTLKEDLTKLKSLTVMLVDERKTMGEKIKQTEEKLQAATSQLQVEQNKVMSVTEKLIEESKKALKSKSDAEEKVSSVTKERDELKNKLKAEEEKGSDLVSKVNILRKRLQSLEAVEKEFLKNKLKESTKSSTTLQQENNKIKELSQEVERLKQKLKEMKAIEDDLMKTEDEFESLERRYVNERDRAKLLSEELEAVKMEVARYKLTEKAESSQEQRLFKKLKEEEAKSSHLSREVDALKEKIHEYMATEDLICHLRGDHTVLQKKLLQQENKNRELGREMESLTKELERYRRFSKNFRPGLNGRRISDLQVCSKEVQTDPADNEPPDYKTLMPLERTVINGQLYEDSDNEDKDNNEEEQTVSFKSNSPIANSVNKKLWIPWMKSKESHPQNGKIHTKQNGNCAQTGDLVLSHTPGQPLHIKVTPDHGQNTATLEITSPTTESPHSYTSTAVIPNCGTPKQRITIIQNASLTPVKSKSEGYISPEQVISPITMATFARSQTPESCGSLTPERTMSPLATPGSGSQEPILSSESLEMGAKHTIFRVSPDRQSSWQFQRSNSTGSSVITTEDNKIHIHLGSPYVQALTNSKPISPCNPVQDNRNPALANGLPSKPTNKITSSITITPTATPLPRQSQITITDAFRHSIPTRIPKPKPTSTTKVPVKIPAGHLNKPLQDGSSAKLRIIRTVSKTCLQSGGRRVHSNSLNGSTDNLWENSFHIGVSLRTAKS
- the FILIP1L gene encoding filamin A-interacting protein 1-like isoform X2, with the translated sequence MRSRSNSTESPTRPKLSQQRPKDHHKEEVGYSGRGNGQRRQKEKDDVAQASTILRSPKAEKKQRSSFKKREDLSRDDLLFLLSVLEGELQAQDEVIGVLKAEKIDLALLEAQYGFVTPKKVLEALQRDAIQTKAEQWQEDIYEKPMGELDKVVEKQKETHRRMLEQLLMVEKSHRQTLYELEEEKRKHSKYMEKSDEFTNLLEQECERLKKLLEQETAHQAKREKESNKRIAKLKEELAKLKSFALMVVDEQQRLTEQLNQQSQKIQELTTSAEQTHEKLAFAEAKVQEEEQRASRLEAELQAQSSKISQDQAAMMAKLTNEDSQNRQLRLKLTALSRQIDELEETNKSLRKAEEELQDLRDKINKGDCGNSMLMTEVEELRKRLLEMEGKDEELIKMEDQCRELNRKLEKEASQSKNLKGEVDKLNKRIMELEKLEDAFNKSKQECYSLKCNLEREKMLTKQLSHELDGLKARIGELEAIESKLEKTEFTLKEDLTKLKSLTVMLVDERKTMGEKIKQTEEKLQAATSQLQVEQNKVMSVTEKLIEESKKALKSKSDAEEKVSSVTKERDELKNKLKAEEEKGSDLVSKVNILRKRLQSLEAVEKEFLKNKLKESTKSSTTLQQENNKIKELSQEVERLKQKLKEMKAIEDDLMKTEDEFESLERRYVNERDRAKLLSEELEAVKMEVARYKLTEKAESSQEQRLFKKLKEEEAKSSHLSREVDALKEKIHEYMATEDLICHLRGDHTVLQKKLLQQENKNRELGREMESLTKELERYRRFSKNFRPGLNGRRISDLQVCSKEVQTDPADNEPPDYKTLMPLERTVINGQLYEDSDNEDKDNNEEEQTVSFKSNSPIANSVNKKLWIPWMKSKESHPQNGKIHTKQNGNCAQTGDLVLSHTPGQPLHIKVTPDHGQNTATLEITSPTTESPHSYTSTAVIPNCGTPKQRITIIQNASLTPVKSKSEGYISPEQVISPITMATFARSQTPESCGSLTPERTMSPLATPGSGSQEPILSSESLEMGAKHTIFRVSPDRQSSWQFQRSNSTGSSVITTEDNKIHIHLGSPYVQALTNSKPISPCNPVQDNRNPALANGLPSKPTNKITSSITITPTATPLPRQSQITITDAFRHSIPTRIPKPKPTSTTKVPVKIPAGHLNKPLQDGSSAKLRIIRTVSKTCLQSGGRS
- the FILIP1L gene encoding filamin A-interacting protein 1-like isoform X4, which codes for MVVDEQQRLTEQLNQQSQKIQELTTSAEQTHEKLAFAEAKVQEEEQRASRLEAELQAQSSKISQDQAAMMAKLTNEDSQNRQLRLKLTALSRQIDELEETNKSLRKAEEELQDLRDKINKGDCGNSMLMTEVEELRKRLLEMEGKDEELIKMEDQCRELNRKLEKEASQSKNLKGEVDKLNKRIMELEKLEDAFNKSKQECYSLKCNLEREKMLTKQLSHELDGLKARIGELEAIESKLEKTEFTLKEDLTKLKSLTVMLVDERKTMGEKIKQTEEKLQAATSQLQVEQNKVMSVTEKLIEESKKALKSKSDAEEKVSSVTKERDELKNKLKAEEEKGSDLVSKVNILRKRLQSLEAVEKEFLKNKLKESTKSSTTLQQENNKIKELSQEVERLKQKLKEMKAIEDDLMKTEDEFESLERRYVNERDRAKLLSEELEAVKMEVARYKLTEKAESSQEQRLFKKLKEEEAKSSHLSREVDALKEKIHEYMATEDLICHLRGDHTVLQKKLLQQENKNRELGREMESLTKELERYRRFSKNFRPGLNGRRISDLQVCSKEVQTDPADNEPPDYKTLMPLERTVINGQLYEDSDNEDKDNNEEEQTVSFKSNSPIANSVNKKLWIPWMKSKESHPQNGKIHTKQNGNCAQTGDLVLSHTPGQPLHIKVTPDHGQNTATLEITSPTTESPHSYTSTAVIPNCGTPKQRITIIQNASLTPVKSKSEGYISPEQVISPITMATFARSQTPESCGSLTPERTMSPLATPGSGSQEPILSSESLEMGAKHTIFRVSPDRQSSWQFQRSNSTGSSVITTEDNKIHIHLGSPYVQALTNSKPISPCNPVQDNRNPALANGLPSKPTNKITSSITITPTATPLPRQSQITITDAFRHSIPTRIPKPKPTSTTKVPVKIPAGHLNKPLQDGSSAKLRIIRTVSKTCLQSGGRRVHSNSLNGSTDNLWENSFHIGVSLRTAKS